From a single Pseudomonas triticicola genomic region:
- a CDS encoding DUF1289 domain-containing protein: MTDAAPVRPPKPLYSNVSPAVPSPCTGVCRLDEQKVCLGCARHVEDIREWRSADDQRRRVICQQAAARKSQAC; the protein is encoded by the coding sequence GTGACTGATGCCGCGCCTGTTCGCCCGCCGAAACCGCTCTACAGCAACGTCAGCCCGGCGGTGCCTTCGCCGTGCACGGGCGTATGTCGATTGGACGAACAGAAAGTCTGTCTAGGCTGCGCGCGTCACGTCGAAGATATTCGCGAATGGCGTTCGGCGGATGATCAACGGCGCCGGGTGATTTGCCAGCAGGCTGCCGCACGAAAATCCC